A genomic region of Papaver somniferum cultivar HN1 chromosome 7, ASM357369v1, whole genome shotgun sequence contains the following coding sequences:
- the LOC113299898 gene encoding ribosome biogenesis protein BMS1 homolog isoform X2 — MGKINRKRKRQDENQKNIPDESIPPAPYVIVVHGPPKVGKSLLIKSLVQHYTYHELTDDDTRRPIRIAVKSGEQYRRIQFVECPNNVNGMIDAAKYADAVIFVIDVSYGFEMETLEFVSLLKVHGMPKVIGVFTHLDCFLNKDVKIEKMRTARFEKLFRNEIHEEAHIFCLSAPDEDKKIYQVLDVSKLASFILGMEFHPISWRAAHPYVLVDRFEDVTATESSHMAAACERDIIFHGYLRGCDIKNKGTKVHIAGIGDFPLAGTGIAEHRLVPHINDLKIDDETHTKKEILRVGSYLKFKICDVPSEIVKNRDPWQPILVGGISDREQKVGLVSARFERHSLHIKSLRTNDDIIVSVGWRRYLTKLIYDPKDLSLDSTPEDQPCSASFLGHFATRRSGVVALQSLADSKAAFRILATGKILAFKGFHIPRTIVSEHMTAPEPRDRVWTADTEESEKSRAHVVWGSRERMIADEDMRQKMSEVLEDKLKLTCQKRKTDEPRRAVIILERMYFGNRAEFLEAYQRKKEEDIRNNIPRGMPTRFFQTKTGSTAVAN, encoded by the exons ATGGGGAAGATCAACAGGAAGAGGAAACGGCAGGACGAAAACCAGAAAAACATCCCAGAC GAATCAATTCCACCTGCTCCATATGTTATTGTAGTTCATGGACCTCCCAAG GTTGGGAAATCCTTGTTGATTAAGTCTCTAGTACAGCATTATACCTACCATGAACTTACTGATGATGACACCCGACGCCCCATTCGAATCGCCGTCAAATCAG GTGAACAATATAGACGAATACAGTTTGTGGAGTGTCCTAATAACGTCAATGGCATGATTGATGCTGCAAAGTATGCTGATGCAGTCATATTCGTCATCGACGTGAGTTATGGGTTTGAAATG GAAACACTCGAGTTTGTTAGCCTTTTAAAAGTTCATGGCATGCCCAAGGTTATTGGGGTGTTTACACATCTTGACTGCTTTTTAAATAAAGATGTAAAGATTGAAAAAATGCGAACAGCGCGTTTCGAAAAACTTTTTAGGAATGAAATACATGAAGAAGCACACATATTCTGCCTATCTGCTCCAGATGAAGATAAAAAGAT ATACCAGGTGCTTGATGTTTCCAAACTTGCAAGCTTCATATTGGGTATGGAATTCCATCCTATATCATGGCGAGCTGCACATCCTTATGTGCTGGTGGATCGTTTTGAAGATGTCACTGCTACAGAAAGCTCGCACATGGCTGCAGCTTGTGAAAGAGACATAATTTTTCATGGTTATCTCCGGGGTTGTGATATCAAGAATAAAGGAACTAAG GTGCATATCGCCGGCATCGGTGATTTCCCTTTAGCTGGGACAGGCATAGCGGAACATCGCCTAGTACCACATATTAATGATCTGAAG ATTGATGACGAAACTCACACGAAGAAAGAGATTCTTAGAGTAGGGTCTTATCTAAAGTTTAAGATCTGCGATGTTCCTTCTGAGATTGTTAAGAATCGTGATCCTTGGCAGCCTATTCTTGTTGGAGGTATCAGCGATAGAGAACAAAAAGTCGGACTTGTCTCG GCGAGATTTGAGAGACACAGTTTGCATATAAAATCATTGAGGACAAATGATGATATCATTGTTTCAGTTGGTTGGAGAAGGTACCTTACGAAACTTATCTATGACCCGAAAGACTTGAGTCTCGATTCCACTCCTGAAGACCAGCCCTGTTCTGCAAGTTTTTTGGGCCATTTCGCAACTCGTAGATCTGGAGTTGTTGCTCTACAGAGTCTGGCAGATAGCAAG GCAGCTTTTCGTATTTTAGCAACCGGTAAAATACTTGCTTTTAAGGGTTTCCATATACCAAGGACGATAGTGAGTGAACATATGACAGCCCCGGAACCGCGCGATCGTGTTTGGACAGCCGACACG GAGGAAAGCGAGAAAAGTCGAGCACATGTGGTGTGGGGTTCTCGGGAAAGAATGATAGCAGACGAGGATATGAGACAAAAGATGTCAGAGGTTTTAGAGGATAAGCTCAAGCTTACTTGTCAGAAGCGGAAGACGGATGAACCACGACGCGCTGTGATCATCCTCGAACGCATGTATTTTGGTAACCGGGCAGAATTTCTTGAGGCGTATCAG AGAAAGAAGGAGGAGGATATTCGTAATAATATACCTCGTGGGATGCCTACTAGATTTTTCCAGACAAAAACAGGGAGCACTGCTGTTGCCAATTAA
- the LOC113299898 gene encoding ribosome biogenesis protein BMS1 homolog isoform X3: MGKINRKRKRQDENQKNIPDESIPPAPYVIVVHGPPKVGKSLLIKSLVQHYTYHELTDDDTRRPIRIAVKSGEQYRRIQFVECPNNVNGMIDAAKYADAVIFVIDVSYGFEMETLEFVSLLKVHGMPKVIGVFTHLDCFLNKDVKIEKMRTARFEKLFRNEIHEEAHIFCLSAPDEDKKIYQVLDVSKLASFILGMEFHPISWRAAHPYVLVDRFEDVTATESSHMAAACERDIIFHGYLRGCDIKNKGTKIDDETHTKKEILRVGSYLKFKICDVPSEIVKNRDPWQPILVGGISDREQKVGLVSSVFLFQARFERHSLHIKSLRTNDDIIVSVGWRRYLTKLIYDPKDLSLDSTPEDQPCSASFLGHFATRRSGVVALQSLADSKAAFRILATGKILAFKGFHIPRTIVSEHMTAPEPRDRVWTADTEESEKSRAHVVWGSRERMIADEDMRQKMSEVLEDKLKLTCQKRKTDEPRRAVIILERMYFGNRAEFLEAYQRKKEEDIRNNIPRGMPTRFFQTKTGSTAVAN, translated from the exons ATGGGGAAGATCAACAGGAAGAGGAAACGGCAGGACGAAAACCAGAAAAACATCCCAGAC GAATCAATTCCACCTGCTCCATATGTTATTGTAGTTCATGGACCTCCCAAG GTTGGGAAATCCTTGTTGATTAAGTCTCTAGTACAGCATTATACCTACCATGAACTTACTGATGATGACACCCGACGCCCCATTCGAATCGCCGTCAAATCAG GTGAACAATATAGACGAATACAGTTTGTGGAGTGTCCTAATAACGTCAATGGCATGATTGATGCTGCAAAGTATGCTGATGCAGTCATATTCGTCATCGACGTGAGTTATGGGTTTGAAATG GAAACACTCGAGTTTGTTAGCCTTTTAAAAGTTCATGGCATGCCCAAGGTTATTGGGGTGTTTACACATCTTGACTGCTTTTTAAATAAAGATGTAAAGATTGAAAAAATGCGAACAGCGCGTTTCGAAAAACTTTTTAGGAATGAAATACATGAAGAAGCACACATATTCTGCCTATCTGCTCCAGATGAAGATAAAAAGAT ATACCAGGTGCTTGATGTTTCCAAACTTGCAAGCTTCATATTGGGTATGGAATTCCATCCTATATCATGGCGAGCTGCACATCCTTATGTGCTGGTGGATCGTTTTGAAGATGTCACTGCTACAGAAAGCTCGCACATGGCTGCAGCTTGTGAAAGAGACATAATTTTTCATGGTTATCTCCGGGGTTGTGATATCAAGAATAAAGGAACTAAG ATTGATGACGAAACTCACACGAAGAAAGAGATTCTTAGAGTAGGGTCTTATCTAAAGTTTAAGATCTGCGATGTTCCTTCTGAGATTGTTAAGAATCGTGATCCTTGGCAGCCTATTCTTGTTGGAGGTATCAGCGATAGAGAACAAAAAGTCGGACTTGTCTCG TCTGTGTTTCTTTTCCAGGCGAGATTTGAGAGACACAGTTTGCATATAAAATCATTGAGGACAAATGATGATATCATTGTTTCAGTTGGTTGGAGAAGGTACCTTACGAAACTTATCTATGACCCGAAAGACTTGAGTCTCGATTCCACTCCTGAAGACCAGCCCTGTTCTGCAAGTTTTTTGGGCCATTTCGCAACTCGTAGATCTGGAGTTGTTGCTCTACAGAGTCTGGCAGATAGCAAG GCAGCTTTTCGTATTTTAGCAACCGGTAAAATACTTGCTTTTAAGGGTTTCCATATACCAAGGACGATAGTGAGTGAACATATGACAGCCCCGGAACCGCGCGATCGTGTTTGGACAGCCGACACG GAGGAAAGCGAGAAAAGTCGAGCACATGTGGTGTGGGGTTCTCGGGAAAGAATGATAGCAGACGAGGATATGAGACAAAAGATGTCAGAGGTTTTAGAGGATAAGCTCAAGCTTACTTGTCAGAAGCGGAAGACGGATGAACCACGACGCGCTGTGATCATCCTCGAACGCATGTATTTTGGTAACCGGGCAGAATTTCTTGAGGCGTATCAG AGAAAGAAGGAGGAGGATATTCGTAATAATATACCTCGTGGGATGCCTACTAGATTTTTCCAGACAAAAACAGGGAGCACTGCTGTTGCCAATTAA
- the LOC113293517 gene encoding ribosome biogenesis protein bms1-like — MEFHPMSWRAANPYVLVDCFEDVTPTERLHLDKNCGRDIVLYGYLRGCEIKKKETEVHIAGVGDFPLAGVASVAEPRPLPHIDDPKIDIPEHLDEETHMKKEIIRVGAYLKFKICDVPCEMVNNRDPCHPTLVGGISHAEKTDGRILARFERHSLHMKSLRTNDPIIVSVGWRRYVTIPIYATEDLHETLEFTPEDKPCCATFWGPFETPGTGVVAVQSLADSKAAFRISATGAVLGFTNAPYCDINEDHSLFNPLMTSPEPSDRVWTDDTKESEKSKAHVVWGSRERKIADEDLRKKMSTILEDKLKLTCQKRKTDEPRRAVIILERMHFGNMAEFLEAYQKKKEQDIRNNITRGMPTRFFERKTGNIAVAN, encoded by the exons ATGGAATTCCATCCTATGTCATGGCGAGCTGCAAATCCTTATGTGCTGGTAGATTGTTTTGAAGATGTCACTCCTACAGAAAGATTGCACTTGGATAAAAACTGCGGTAGAGACATAGTTTTGTATGGTTATCTCCGGGGTTGTGAGATCAAGAAAAAAGAAACTGAG GTGCATATTGCCGGCGTCGGTGACTTCCCTTTGGCTGGCGTGGCAAGTGTAGCTGAACCTCGCCCATTACCGCATATTGACGATCCAAAG ATTGATATACCCGAACATCTTGATGAGGAAACTCACATGAAGAAAGAGATTATCAGAGTAGGGGCTTATCTAAAGTTTAAGATCTGCGATGTTCCTTGTGAGATGGTTAATAATCGTGATCCATGTCATCCTACTCTCGTTGGAGGTATCAGCCATGCAGAAAAAACTGACGGACGTATCTTG GCGAGATTTGAGAGACACAGTTTGCATATGAAATCATTGAGGACAAATGATCCTATTATTGTTTCAGTTGGATGGAGAAGGTATGTGACGATACCTATCTATGCCACAGAAGACTTGCATGAAACTCTCGAATTCACCCCTGAAGACAAGCCGTGTTGTGCAACGTTTTGGGGCCCTTTTGAAACTCCTGGAACTGGAGTTGTTGCTGTACAGAGTCTGGCAGATAGCAAGGCAGCTTTTCGCATTTCAGCGACCGGTGCAGTGCTCGGTTTTACCAATGCCCCATATTGTGACATCAACGAGGATCATAGCTTATTCAACCCATTAATGACATCCCCGGAACCAAGCGACCGTGTTTGGACAGACGACACG AAGGAAAGCGAGAAAAGTAAAGCACATGTGGTGTGGGGTTCTCGGGAAAGAAAGATAGCAGACGAGGATCTGAGAAAAAAGATGTCAACGATACTAGAGGATAAGCTCAAGCTTACTTGTCAGAAGCGGAAGACGGATGAACCACGGCGTGCTGTGATAATTCTCGAACGTATGCATTTTGGTAACATGGCGGAGTTTCTTGAGGCGTACCAG AAAAAGAAGGAGCAGGATATTCGTAACAATATAACTCGTGGGATGCCTACTAGATTTTTCGAGAGAAAGACAGGGAATATAGCTGTTGCCAATTGA
- the LOC113299898 gene encoding ribosome biogenesis protein BMS1 homolog isoform X1 codes for MGKINRKRKRQDENQKNIPDESIPPAPYVIVVHGPPKVGKSLLIKSLVQHYTYHELTDDDTRRPIRIAVKSGEQYRRIQFVECPNNVNGMIDAAKYADAVIFVIDVSYGFEMETLEFVSLLKVHGMPKVIGVFTHLDCFLNKDVKIEKMRTARFEKLFRNEIHEEAHIFCLSAPDEDKKIYQVLDVSKLASFILGMEFHPISWRAAHPYVLVDRFEDVTATESSHMAAACERDIIFHGYLRGCDIKNKGTKVHIAGIGDFPLAGTGIAEHRLVPHINDLKIDDETHTKKEILRVGSYLKFKICDVPSEIVKNRDPWQPILVGGISDREQKVGLVSSVFLFQARFERHSLHIKSLRTNDDIIVSVGWRRYLTKLIYDPKDLSLDSTPEDQPCSASFLGHFATRRSGVVALQSLADSKAAFRILATGKILAFKGFHIPRTIVSEHMTAPEPRDRVWTADTEESEKSRAHVVWGSRERMIADEDMRQKMSEVLEDKLKLTCQKRKTDEPRRAVIILERMYFGNRAEFLEAYQRKKEEDIRNNIPRGMPTRFFQTKTGSTAVAN; via the exons ATGGGGAAGATCAACAGGAAGAGGAAACGGCAGGACGAAAACCAGAAAAACATCCCAGAC GAATCAATTCCACCTGCTCCATATGTTATTGTAGTTCATGGACCTCCCAAG GTTGGGAAATCCTTGTTGATTAAGTCTCTAGTACAGCATTATACCTACCATGAACTTACTGATGATGACACCCGACGCCCCATTCGAATCGCCGTCAAATCAG GTGAACAATATAGACGAATACAGTTTGTGGAGTGTCCTAATAACGTCAATGGCATGATTGATGCTGCAAAGTATGCTGATGCAGTCATATTCGTCATCGACGTGAGTTATGGGTTTGAAATG GAAACACTCGAGTTTGTTAGCCTTTTAAAAGTTCATGGCATGCCCAAGGTTATTGGGGTGTTTACACATCTTGACTGCTTTTTAAATAAAGATGTAAAGATTGAAAAAATGCGAACAGCGCGTTTCGAAAAACTTTTTAGGAATGAAATACATGAAGAAGCACACATATTCTGCCTATCTGCTCCAGATGAAGATAAAAAGAT ATACCAGGTGCTTGATGTTTCCAAACTTGCAAGCTTCATATTGGGTATGGAATTCCATCCTATATCATGGCGAGCTGCACATCCTTATGTGCTGGTGGATCGTTTTGAAGATGTCACTGCTACAGAAAGCTCGCACATGGCTGCAGCTTGTGAAAGAGACATAATTTTTCATGGTTATCTCCGGGGTTGTGATATCAAGAATAAAGGAACTAAG GTGCATATCGCCGGCATCGGTGATTTCCCTTTAGCTGGGACAGGCATAGCGGAACATCGCCTAGTACCACATATTAATGATCTGAAG ATTGATGACGAAACTCACACGAAGAAAGAGATTCTTAGAGTAGGGTCTTATCTAAAGTTTAAGATCTGCGATGTTCCTTCTGAGATTGTTAAGAATCGTGATCCTTGGCAGCCTATTCTTGTTGGAGGTATCAGCGATAGAGAACAAAAAGTCGGACTTGTCTCG TCTGTGTTTCTTTTCCAGGCGAGATTTGAGAGACACAGTTTGCATATAAAATCATTGAGGACAAATGATGATATCATTGTTTCAGTTGGTTGGAGAAGGTACCTTACGAAACTTATCTATGACCCGAAAGACTTGAGTCTCGATTCCACTCCTGAAGACCAGCCCTGTTCTGCAAGTTTTTTGGGCCATTTCGCAACTCGTAGATCTGGAGTTGTTGCTCTACAGAGTCTGGCAGATAGCAAG GCAGCTTTTCGTATTTTAGCAACCGGTAAAATACTTGCTTTTAAGGGTTTCCATATACCAAGGACGATAGTGAGTGAACATATGACAGCCCCGGAACCGCGCGATCGTGTTTGGACAGCCGACACG GAGGAAAGCGAGAAAAGTCGAGCACATGTGGTGTGGGGTTCTCGGGAAAGAATGATAGCAGACGAGGATATGAGACAAAAGATGTCAGAGGTTTTAGAGGATAAGCTCAAGCTTACTTGTCAGAAGCGGAAGACGGATGAACCACGACGCGCTGTGATCATCCTCGAACGCATGTATTTTGGTAACCGGGCAGAATTTCTTGAGGCGTATCAG AGAAAGAAGGAGGAGGATATTCGTAATAATATACCTCGTGGGATGCCTACTAGATTTTTCCAGACAAAAACAGGGAGCACTGCTGTTGCCAATTAA